In Peromyscus maniculatus bairdii isolate BWxNUB_F1_BW_parent chromosome 9, HU_Pman_BW_mat_3.1, whole genome shotgun sequence, one genomic interval encodes:
- the Tnnc1 gene encoding troponin C, slow skeletal and cardiac muscles, whose protein sequence is MDDIYKAAVEQLTEEQKNEFKAAFDIFVLGAEDGCISTKELGKVMRMLGQNPTPEELQEMIDEVDEDGSGTVDFDEFLVMMVRCMKDDSKGKSEEELSDLFRMFDKNADGYIDLDELKMMLQATGETITEDDIEELMKDGDKNNDGRIDYDEFLEFMKGVE, encoded by the exons ATGGATGACATCTACAAAGCCGCG GTAGAGCAGTTGACAGAAGAGCAGAAGAATG AGTTCAAGGCTGCCTTCGATATCTTTGTCCTGGGTGCGGAGGATGGCTGCATCAGTACCAAGGAGCTGGGCAAGGTGATGAGGATGCTGGGCCAGAaccccacccctgaggagctgcAGGAGATGATCGATGAAGTGGATGAAGATG GCAGTGGCACAGTGGACTTCGACGAGTTCCTGGTCATGATGGTCCGGTGCATGAAGGACGATAGCAAAGGGAAGTCTGAGGAGGAGCTGTCGGATCTCTTCCGCATGTTTGACAA AAATGCTGACGGCTACATCGACTTGGACGAGCTGAAGATGATGCTGCAGGCTACGGGCGAGACGATTACAGAGGATGACATTGAAGAGCTCATGAAGGACGGCGACAAGAACAACGATGGCCGGATTGACTACGATG AGTTCCTGGAATTCATGAAGGGTGTGGAGTAG